ATGGGCTCGACGCTCGCCACGATCAGGAAGCGTTCATCGCCTTCGATCGGGGCCACGGGCCAACGGAAGGTCTGGCCCGCCAGGTCGCCCGGGATCGTGTGCTCGCGACCGCCCTCGAGCGGCTCCACGGGCCCGGCATTGGCCATGGGCCAGAGCAACGTGGTGGCGCCTTCGTCGTCGCGGTTGAGGACGTAGACGTAGGCATCGCGGCTCAGACGGACCTTCACCTCGAGCCCGGTGTCCGCGCCGATCTCGTCGCCGGGTTCGAGCTGGACGAACTGCCCCTCGTTCACACCGGTGAACCGCACCTGGGCCTGCAGCGGTCCGTCCGAGGAGAACACGCTCAGACCCGTGGCCACCGCGGCGATCACCACCGCACCGACCAGGCTCCAGGCCAGGAACGTCCGGCGCGGAACGGCCGTCTCCTGCTCGGCTCCCGCGAAGCCCCGCAGAGCACCCGCCATGGCCGCCGCACTCGGGAACCGATCTTCGCGTTCGGCCGCCGTGGCCCGCTCGACGATCGCCACCAGGTCCTCGGGCAGGGGCAGGTCGTACTCGTGGAGCGGCGTGCGCTCGTCGCCTTCGTGCTTCTGCATGATCTCGGCCACGGTCCCGCTCACCGGGAAATCACCGGTGAGCAGGTGGTACAGCAGGACGCCGAGGGAATAGACGTCCGACTGCGGCGTGGCCGGTTCGCGGCGGAAGGTCTCGGGCGCCATGTAGCGCGGCGTGCCCGTGACCACCAGTTCGTTCTCGCCCTCGCGCAGCCTGCGCGTGCGGCCGGCGCCGAAATCCATGAGGACGGGGCGACCGTCGGGCCGAACCATCACGTTGGCCGCCTTGATGTCCTTGTGCACGACGTTGGCGGCGTGCACGGCGCCCACGGCATCGCACAGTCCTGCCATCAGGCGCGCGGCCTCGGTCGGCTCCATGCGTCCGCGTTCGAGCGCGACGCTGCCCAGGTCGGTGCCCTCGACGAACTCCATCCAGATCCCGAGCTGGGCGTCGTGCTCCTCGATCCCGTAGATCCGCACCACGTTCGGGTGCTCCACGCGGGCCAGCAGCCGGGCCTCCTCGAGCACCCGCTGTCCGGCGTCGGGGAGCTCGGCCATGCGCGCGTTCATGAGCTTGACCGCGACCTGGCGGTTCAGCGCGGGGTCCCAGCCGCGGAAGACACGGCCGAAGCTGCCCCGTCCGATCTCCTCGAGCAATTGCAGGCGGCCCCACGTGGCCACGGTGTCCTGAGCCGCCGGTGTGGCCGACACGACCCCCGAGGTCGCGTCGGCATCGCCCAGCACGACCGACGACGGGTCTTCGGACCGCGCGACACGGCCAATGTCGTCGATCAGCCGCAGGTTGCGGATCCAGTCGCGCTCGTCGGCGCTGGCCGCGGTCAGGTCGACCGCGTCCCAGTCCACCGGACGGCCCTCGGCCAGACGGTCGGCGAGTTCATCGAAGGACTTCGGTCGCACCATCGTCGTTCCCTCCGGCCAGATCCGGACCCATCGCTCGGGCCAAGCGCATGAGGGCCCGCTTGCAGGCCATGCGCGCGGCGTTGGCGCTGGGTCGGTCGGTCATCTCGGCCAGCTCCTCGTAGGAGCAGTCCATCTCGATCCGGGCCACGACCAGCTCGCGGTCGCTCTCGCGCAGCGTCCCCAGGGCGTTCTCGTAACGCTCGAGTGCCTCGGATCCGATCAACTCCTCGAGCGGCGAGCGAGGGGGGCGGTAGCCCTCGGCGACGGGCTGCTCGGCCCGGTCGCGCACCCCGGCGTGCCGCACGTGGTTGCGGATCCGGTTGAGGATCGCCGTCCGCAGGTAGCTGTGGAAGGCGCCCTCGTGCCGTTGCTCGAAGCGATCGACGCGGTTCAGGGCCTGGACCAGGACGTCCTGGACCAGGTCCTCGGTGTCGTCGACGTGCCGTGCGTGCCCGGGCAACCGCCCGGTGGCCCAGCGCCGCAATCGCGGCCCGTAGCGCCCCATCAGGATGTTCACGGCGTCCTCGCGGCCCTCCTTCGCCCCGTCCAGCAGGACCTGGGTCGGATCGTCGGGCCGGTAACGGTCTCGTCGCGCGTGGTCTTCGGACACGGTGGATCCCACGGTGAGGTCGTCGATGCAGAGGGTTCCGAGCAGCATAACGCAGGTCCTCCCGTGGGGTCAGCGATCATCCCTGGAACCCGCGACCCGCCCCGAGCGCACACCCCGGAAATGCACGAGGCCCGCTCGGGGAGAGCGGGCCTCGTCGACTCGATGAGATCCGGGCCGGGAGCACGGGCGCCACCGCGAACCACGCGGCGCTCCCGACCCGGACTCTCACGGCCTACAACGTTCCAAGCGCCGAAATCGCACGGAACCGGAACCATGTTTTTCGTGAAGGGCTCAGACGGGCGTCCCCACGCCCGGCTCGTCGGTCGCCGGCAGGGCGAAGAACTGCAGCGCACCCGCCTCGCCGTCCAGTCTGTGCTCGCGCAGTTCCACGGCCGAGAGCTTCGCCGCCGTGGAGCGGGCGAAGTCCAGGGCCTCCGCGTAGCGGCGGCGCCGTTCGGTCTCGCTCAGCGCACTCGGGCCGACGTGGCAGGCGCACAGGGCCGCCTGCAGACCGAAGGGTACGTCGGAGCCGACGGATTCGCGGTGCTCCCAGCCCCCCGACACCGGATCGAAGCGATACAGCGGCAGGAAGCGGTGGCCCTCGGTGGCCATCAGGTCGATCGCCTCGACCACGTAGTCGGCCTCGGCATCGTCCATCACGTAGTGGAACCCGACCCGGCACCAGCCCGGCTTGATCCCGTTCACCCCGTCGCGGATGCAGGCGCGGTAGCGTTCGCTGGTGGGCTCGTCGATTCCCAGGAGGCGATGGCCGTACGGACCCGCGCAACTGCAACCCGCGCGGGACTGGATCCCGAACAGGTCGTTGGCGAGTGTGGTGACGTACTTCGGGTGGAGATAGCTGCCCGTAGGCGTCTTCAGGTTGAAACTCAGGATCGCCACCCGGCGCCGTGGATCCGGGTTGCCCAGCAGCTCGAACCGGGGGTTCCGCTGCCAGCGGTCCAGTGCGCGGGTGACCAGTTCGTGCTCGCGCGCTTCGATCCGTTCGGTGCCCACCGCGCGCTTCACGTCGAAGGCGAGCGCGGCCTTCAGGGACTGGAGAACACCCGGTGTCCCGGCCTTCTCCCGCCCCTCGACGTCGGCCGTGAAGTCGTGGTCGTGCTCGCCCACGTAGTCCACGGTGCCGCCGCCGCCGACCGTCGGCGGCAGGTCCTTGCGATACAGTCGCTCGTGGAACACCAGGATCCCGCTGCTCCCCGGTCCGCCCAGGAACTTGTGCGGCGACACGAAGATCGCGTCGATCGACGCCTGTGGGTCGTCGGTGGGGTTCATGTCGATCTCGACGTAGGGACCGGTGGCCGCGTAGTCGAAGCACACGAAGGCGTCGTGGGCGTGCAGGAGCCGCGCGATCTCGCGCACCGGCGTGCGCATGCCCGTGACGTTGCTCCCCGCGCTGAAGCTGCCGAAACGCAGTCGGCCGTGCCACTGCGGATCGAGCAGGAGCTGTTCGAGGTGGTGGAGATCGACGCCGCCGTCGTCGTCGAGATCGACCTCGACGACCTCGGCGAGACCTTCTCGCCACGTGACCTCGTTCGAATGGTGCTCGTAGGGACCGACGAAGACGACCGGACGCTTCGTCCGGAGTTCGGCCTCGAAGTCCGCGAAGCCGTCGGTGCCCAGGTGTCCCTTCATCACGTCGAACAGCAGGTGGCGCGTGGCCGGCGGAACCATCACCCCGACCATC
The window above is part of the Candidatus Krumholzibacteriia bacterium genome. Proteins encoded here:
- a CDS encoding serine/threonine-protein kinase, producing MVRPKSFDELADRLAEGRPVDWDAVDLTAASADERDWIRNLRLIDDIGRVARSEDPSSVVLGDADATSGVVSATPAAQDTVATWGRLQLLEEIGRGSFGRVFRGWDPALNRQVAVKLMNARMAELPDAGQRVLEEARLLARVEHPNVVRIYGIEEHDAQLGIWMEFVEGTDLGSVALERGRMEPTEAARLMAGLCDAVGAVHAANVVHKDIKAANVMVRPDGRPVLMDFGAGRTRRLREGENELVVTGTPRYMAPETFRREPATPQSDVYSLGVLLYHLLTGDFPVSGTVAEIMQKHEGDERTPLHEYDLPLPEDLVAIVERATAAEREDRFPSAAAMAGALRGFAGAEQETAVPRRTFLAWSLVGAVVIAAVATGLSVFSSDGPLQAQVRFTGVNEGQFVQLEPGDEIGADTGLEVKVRLSRDAYVYVLNRDDEGATTLLWPMANAGPVEPLEGGREHTIPGDLAGQTFRWPVAPIEGDERFLIVASVEPMPRFEDAMETAQVARIDASGIRPREVGDLALSALSDEALETGTTRGVTGLRPAAEDDRDVFAIAEKFGGQNPDGTIVLHHVRFHNVGR
- a CDS encoding sigma-70 family RNA polymerase sigma factor, coding for MLLGTLCIDDLTVGSTVSEDHARRDRYRPDDPTQVLLDGAKEGREDAVNILMGRYGPRLRRWATGRLPGHARHVDDTEDLVQDVLVQALNRVDRFEQRHEGAFHSYLRTAILNRIRNHVRHAGVRDRAEQPVAEGYRPPRSPLEELIGSEALERYENALGTLRESDRELVVARIEMDCSYEELAEMTDRPSANAARMACKRALMRLARAMGPDLAGGNDDGATEVLR
- a CDS encoding aminotransferase class V-fold PLP-dependent enzyme, encoding MPSRKLDFAYLRSQIVGVDSSFSTPFGQRMLVYCDYTASGRTLRFVEEYLQGLQRHYANTHTEDDVTGRSMTRLLHEAECTIKDCVNAGPQGRIVAVGTGATGAIDKLQQMVGVMVPPATRHLLFDVMKGHLGTDGFADFEAELRTKRPVVFVGPYEHHSNEVTWREGLAEVVEVDLDDDGGVDLHHLEQLLLDPQWHGRLRFGSFSAGSNVTGMRTPVREIARLLHAHDAFVCFDYAATGPYVEIDMNPTDDPQASIDAIFVSPHKFLGGPGSSGILVFHERLYRKDLPPTVGGGGTVDYVGEHDHDFTADVEGREKAGTPGVLQSLKAALAFDVKRAVGTERIEAREHELVTRALDRWQRNPRFELLGNPDPRRRVAILSFNLKTPTGSYLHPKYVTTLANDLFGIQSRAGCSCAGPYGHRLLGIDEPTSERYRACIRDGVNGIKPGWCRVGFHYVMDDAEADYVVEAIDLMATEGHRFLPLYRFDPVSGGWEHRESVGSDVPFGLQAALCACHVGPSALSETERRRRYAEALDFARSTAAKLSAVELREHRLDGEAGALQFFALPATDEPGVGTPV